The following are encoded together in the Cervus elaphus chromosome 23, mCerEla1.1, whole genome shotgun sequence genome:
- the ZEB1 gene encoding zinc finger E-box-binding homeobox 1 isoform X7, whose translation MTSHKSGREQRHVTQSGGNRKFKCTECGKAFKYKHHLKEHLRIHSGEKPYECPNCKKRFSHSGSYSSHISSKKCISLMPVNGRPRTGLKTSQCSSPSLSASPGSPTRPQMRQKIENKPLQEQLPVNQIKTEPVDYEFKPIVVASGINCSAPLQNGVFSGGGPLQATSSPQGVVQAVVLPTVGLVSPISINLSDIQNVLKVAVDGNVIRQVLENNQANLASKEQETINASSIQQGGHSVISAISLPLVDQDGTTKIIINYSLEQPSQLQVVPQNLKKETPVPTNNCKSEKLPEDLTVKSEKDKSFEGGGNDSTCLLCDDCPGDINALPELKHYDLKQPAQPPPPPTPEAAKPEASAPSGSGDGSLSPSQPPLKNLLSLLKAYYALNAQPSAEELSKIADSVNLPLDVVKKWFEKMQAGQISVQSSEPSSPEPGKANTPAKSDDQPQAADADEAQDSTGNRQSPLKRASSPVLPGGSAVNGSRSSASSPSPLNLSSSRSAQGYSYPTEGAQEEPQVEPLDLSLPKQQGELLERPTITSVYQNSVYSVQEEPLNLSCAKKEPQKDSCVTDSEPVVNVIPPSANPINIAIPTVTAQLPTIVAIADQNSVPCLRALAANKQTILIPQVAYTYSTAVSPAVQETPLKVIQPNGNQDERQDTSSEGVSNVEDQNDSDSTPPKKKMRKTENGMYACDLCDKIFQKSSSLLRHKYEHTGKRPHECGICKKAFKHKHHLIEHMRLHSGEKPYQCDKCGKRFSHSGSYSQHMNHRYSYCKREAEEREPPEPGAAGPGVPPEQHAGQGDSDERESSTREEDEDSDKEEEEEEEERELEELEEEKGSGAARGPEEVEEEVEDGEEEMDDEEDEDEEAEDEGERAETEGVGQGAGAGSQAHSLEHKVSEGSEQVSEEKTNEA comes from the exons ATGACCTCCCACAAATCAGGACGAGAGCAG AGACATGTGACGCAGTCTGGGGGTAATCGTAAATTCAAGTGCACtgaatgtggaaaagctttcaAATACAAACACCATCTAAAAGAGCACTTAAGAATCCACAGtg gagAGAAGCCATATGAATGCCCAAACTGCAAGAAACGTTTTTCCCATTCTGGTTCCTACAGCTCACACATAAGCAGTAAGAAATGTATCAGCCTGATGCCTGTGAACGGGCGGCCAAGAACAGGGCTCAAGACCTCGCAGTGTTCCTCACCCTCCCTCTCGGCCTCTCCAGGCAGTCCCACGCGACCACAGATGCGGCAGAAGATAGAGAACAAGCCCCTTCAAGAGCAACTTCCCGTAAACCAGATTAAAACTGAACCTGTGGATTATGAGTTCAAACCCATAGTGGTTGCTTCAGGAATCAACTGTTCAGCCCCTCTACAGAACGGGGTTTTCAGTGGTGGTGGCCCCTTACAGGCAACCAGTTCTCCTCAGGGTGTGGTGCAGGCCGTTGTTCTGCCAACGGTGGGTTTGGTGTCCCCCATCAGCATCAATTTAAGTGATATTCAGAATGTACTTAAAGTGGCGGTAGATGGTAATGTCATCAGGCAAGTTTTGGAGAATAATCAAGCCAATCTTGCATCCAAAGAACAAGAAACAATCAATGCTTCATCCATCCAGCAAGGCGGCCATTCTGTTATTTCAGCCATCAGTCTTCCTCTGGTTGATCAAGATGGAACAACCAAAATCATCATTAACTACAGTCTTGAACAACCTAGCCAACTTCAAGTTGTTCCtcagaatttgaaaaaagaaacccCAGTCCCTACCAACAATTGCAAAAGTGAAAAGTTACCAGAAGATCTTACTGTTAAGTCTGAGAAGGACAAAAGCTTTGAAGGGGGAGGGAATGACAGCACTTGCCTCCTGTGTGACGACTGTCCCGGGGACATCAATGCACTTCCAGAGCTAAAGCACTATGACCTGAAGCAGCCCGCCCAgccccctccgccccccaccccagaagcTGCCAAGCCCGAGGCCTCCGCTCCATCGGGGTCCGGAGATGGCAGTTTGTCTCCCAGTCAGCCACCTTTAAAGAACCTCTTGTCTCTTCTGAAAGCATATTATGCTTTGAACGCACAGCCAAGTGCAGAAGAGCTCTCAAAAATTGCTGATTCCGTGAACCTACCACTGGATGTAGTGAAAAAGTGGTTTGAAAAGATGCAAGCAGGACAGATCTCAGTGCAGTCTTCTGAACCATCTTCCCCAGAACCAGGCAAAGCCAACACCCCTGCCAAGAGCGACGATCAGCCTCAGGCTGCAGATGCAGATGAAGCccaggacagcacagggaaccgcCAGAGCCCTCTGAAGAGAGCTAGCTCTCCCGTCTTACCAGGGGGCTCGGCCGTCAATGGTTCCAGAAGCAgcgcctcctccccttcccccctgaACCTCTCTTCCTCCAGAAGCGCACAGGGTTACTCGTACCCGACAGAAGGGGCGCAGGAAGAGCCGCAGGTCGAACCTCTTGATCTCTCACTACCAAAGCAGCAGGGCGAGTTATTGGAAAGGCCAACTATCACTAGTGTTTACCAGAACAGTGTTTATTCTGTCCAGGAAGAACCCTTGAACTTGTCTTGTGCAAAAAAGGAGCCACAAAAGGACAGTTGTGTTACAGACTCAGAACCAGTTGTAAATGTAATCCCACCAAGTGCCAACCCCATAAATATTGCTATTCCTACCGTCACTGCCCAGTTACCCACGATCGTGGCCATCGCTGACCAGAACAGCGTTCCGTGCTTGCGAGCACTGGCTGCCAACAAGCAGACCATCCTGATCCCCCAGGTCGCCTACACATACTCGACCGCAGTCAGCCCAGCGGTCCAGGAAACACCCTTGAAGGTGATCCAGCCCAATGGAAAtcag GATGAAAGGCAAGACACTAGCTCAGAAGGAGTATCCAACGTAGAGGATCAGAACGACTCCGATTCCAcgccccccaaaaagaaaatgcGGAAAACAGAAAACGGAATGTATGCTTGTGATTTGTGTGATAAGATATTTCAAAAGAGTAGCTCACTGTTGAGACATAAATACGAACACACAG GTAAAAGGCCCCACGAGTGTGGCATCTGCAAAAAGGCGTTTAAACACAAGCATCACCTGATCGAGCACATGCGCCTGCACTCCGGGGAGAAGCCCTACCAGTGCGACAAGTGCGGGAAGCGCTTCTCCCACTCGGGCTCCTACTCCCAACACATGAACCACCGCTACTCCTACTGCAAGAGGGAGGCCGAGGAGCGGGAGCCCCCCGAGCCGGGGGCCGCGGGCCCGGGGGTCCCGCCCGAGCAGCACGCGGGGCAGGGCGACTCGGATGAGAGGGAGAGCTCGACGCGGGAGGAGGACGAGGACAGcgacaaggaggaggaagaggaggaggaggagcgggagctggaggagctggaggaggagaagggaagtggAGCGGC